In the genome of Deltaproteobacteria bacterium, one region contains:
- a CDS encoding type IV toxin-antitoxin system AbiEi family antitoxin domain-containing protein, with protein MHASSHIRQHINKIALGKPFLSSIFLKYGKRATIDQTLSRLVKSGFIERVARGVFVRPKKNAFIGTVPPTPFKIAETVAKTVGAKISINGAEALRRFGLSTQTPTQAVFYTEGPTRKLKFGKLKIIIKHVSPRKLVLAHRPAGQAITALWYLGKRGITKNIVEQIIAKLEPSELKALHAAQATMPSWMSDAVVSLKQT; from the coding sequence ATGCATGCCAGTTCTCATATTCGCCAACACATTAATAAAATAGCTCTGGGTAAACCGTTTCTATCTTCTATTTTTCTTAAGTATGGTAAACGAGCCACTATTGACCAAACGCTTTCGCGTTTAGTTAAGTCAGGCTTTATTGAACGTGTTGCTCGCGGTGTCTTCGTACGCCCCAAAAAAAATGCTTTTATAGGTACAGTACCGCCAACTCCATTTAAAATAGCTGAAACTGTGGCTAAAACCGTTGGAGCTAAAATTAGTATAAACGGGGCCGAGGCTTTGCGTCGTTTTGGCTTGTCTACACAAACACCAACCCAAGCAGTTTTTTACACTGAGGGGCCGACTAGAAAACTAAAATTTGGCAAATTAAAAATCATCATAAAACATGTATCTCCACGCAAGCTTGTCTTAGCTCATAGGCCAGCAGGTCAAGCAATTACGGCGCTTTGGTATTTGGGTAAACGCGGGATTACAAAAAATATAGTCGAGCAAATTATTGCTAAGCTTGAACCAAGCGAATTAAAGGCCTTGCATGCTGCTCAAGCAACCATGCCCAGTTGGATGTCTGATGCTGTGGTATCTTTAAAACAAACATAA
- the radA gene encoding DNA repair protein RadA, producing MAKARRVYICQSCGHGEPKWLGRCPTCGEWSTLVEEVIDSNLSAPTSKGAFSNKAVLLNDVADAGTTRLSTGLIEFDRVLGGGLVKGALILVGGDPGIGKSTLLIQAAGCITAKGERALYVSAEESPQQVKMRAARLGITASELYLLAETNLESVEASVRELNPRVLIVDSVQTVGIGEVSSPIGSVTQIRAVSQRLLNLAKSTDLCVFVVGHVTKEGAIAGPKVMEHMVDTVLYFEGERSGPYRILRAHKNRFGSAQEIGIFEMLAEGLTPVANPSELFLSQRAQGSGAAVVTSLEGSRPILLEVQALTSPTLYGNPRRTTIGIDAQRVAMLCAVLERHSGFATSALDVYVNLAGGLRINEPALDLGVMLALASTTSKKVIPFDLVAIGEVGLSGEVRAVGQLAARTAEAAALGFRRVLVPDVDLKRWRGKAADIELVGVATIGAALDAAGLF from the coding sequence ATGGCAAAGGCCCGAAGGGTCTACATATGTCAATCTTGTGGTCATGGCGAACCTAAATGGTTGGGGCGTTGTCCGACCTGTGGTGAATGGAGCACTTTAGTCGAAGAAGTTATCGACTCAAACCTTAGTGCTCCAACGTCTAAGGGGGCCTTTAGCAATAAAGCAGTATTACTAAATGATGTAGCTGATGCGGGTACCACCAGATTAAGTACTGGCTTAATTGAATTTGACCGAGTTCTTGGTGGCGGTTTAGTAAAAGGGGCGTTGATACTGGTTGGTGGTGACCCAGGTATTGGCAAATCTACTTTACTAATACAAGCTGCAGGTTGCATTACTGCCAAAGGTGAACGCGCTTTATATGTGAGTGCCGAAGAATCACCACAACAGGTAAAGATGCGCGCGGCTCGTTTAGGTATTACAGCTTCTGAGCTTTATCTGCTTGCCGAAACCAATCTTGAAAGTGTCGAAGCATCAGTGCGTGAGTTAAATCCACGGGTATTAATAGTCGATTCTGTGCAAACGGTGGGTATTGGTGAAGTAAGCAGTCCGATTGGTTCGGTTACCCAAATCCGTGCGGTATCTCAGCGTTTACTTAACTTAGCAAAAAGCACCGACCTTTGTGTGTTTGTTGTCGGTCATGTTACTAAAGAAGGTGCTATCGCCGGGCCTAAAGTAATGGAGCATATGGTAGATACGGTGCTTTATTTTGAAGGCGAACGCAGCGGCCCTTATCGGATTTTACGTGCACATAAAAATCGCTTTGGTTCAGCGCAAGAAATAGGCATTTTTGAAATGCTTGCTGAAGGGCTAACCCCGGTGGCTAATCCTTCTGAGTTGTTTTTATCACAACGCGCTCAAGGTTCAGGGGCAGCAGTAGTTACTTCACTAGAAGGTTCGCGCCCTATATTGCTTGAAGTACAAGCGCTTACCAGTCCAACATTATATGGTAACCCTCGTCGCACGACTATCGGTATCGACGCACAGCGTGTAGCTATGTTGTGCGCGGTGTTAGAGCGTCACAGTGGTTTTGCTACTTCTGCCTTAGATGTTTATGTCAATTTAGCCGGTGGTTTGCGCATTAATGAACCCGCTCTTGATTTAGGGGTGATGTTAGCTTTGGCATCGACCACGAGCAAAAAAGTCATACCATTTGATCTCGTTGCCATAGGTGAAGTTGGTTTATCAGGTGAAGTACGAGCAGTTGGGCAACTAGCAGCACGAACCGCCGAGGCCGCCGCTCTTGGTTTTCGTCGAGTTTTAGTGCCCGATGTTGATCTTAAACGCTGGCGCGGCAAAGCCGCAGACATTGAATTGGTTGGGGTCGCTACAATTGGCGCGGCCTTAGATGCGGCGGGTTTGTTCTAA
- a CDS encoding SurA N-terminal domain-containing protein — translation MLDIIRRHQKSWITYLIFAGIIVVFAVNFGPGSGSCHNGGAVSYAAMVNGEYIAQQDFAIAYSHQLEQMRRRAQASNFDFTEEMAQRMGLHHQVIDGLINNKLLAREAERLGLRVSDAELLEYLHNLYKVKDVDVSDYRNFVERNFRTSVQRFEQERRDELLAQKVAQFLQDSVTVNDNELRDDYMRNHDRAKIEYVKFDVASAKLVEPTAAEIKKLIESEPQAISDRYQIDAALYRTAEERQARQIVLNVAKDASEADIARLRSKLITLKEQISSGADFAALCQEFSQDDATKAKGGDLGWHKRGDLAPEIEKAIFSLAANEIVKEPVRSSDNLYLIQLVAIKPSQLKPQAEVQNEVAASILRERSVDQQLSVAAKELLEKLKNGQKFETLTINSSKTKNEPKEKMAKKTNDKKDKPDITLQRHETEWITKTQEALPQIGIAPELKDAVFTLSKEAPIAPKTYKVGKAYYVMVLKDRETPDVTKFESEKDSLREQALWSKRNRVFQEWMQHLRSLARVELNPALFADSRQSANPDEG, via the coding sequence ATGCTTGATATAATCCGACGACATCAGAAATCTTGGATCACTTATTTAATTTTTGCGGGCATTATAGTTGTTTTTGCCGTCAACTTCGGGCCAGGCTCAGGAAGTTGTCACAATGGTGGCGCGGTTAGTTATGCCGCGATGGTTAATGGCGAATATATTGCGCAACAGGATTTTGCCATTGCCTACAGCCATCAGCTTGAGCAGATGCGACGCCGCGCCCAGGCTAGTAATTTTGATTTTACTGAAGAGATGGCCCAAAGAATGGGTTTACACCATCAAGTGATCGATGGCCTTATTAATAACAAGCTGCTTGCTAGAGAGGCTGAGCGCTTGGGTCTGCGGGTTTCTGATGCTGAGTTACTCGAATATTTGCATAATTTATATAAGGTTAAAGACGTTGATGTCTCTGACTATCGTAATTTTGTTGAACGTAATTTTCGCACTTCGGTACAGCGTTTTGAGCAAGAGCGCCGCGATGAATTATTAGCTCAAAAAGTGGCACAATTTTTACAAGATAGTGTAACCGTAAATGATAATGAATTACGTGATGATTATATGCGTAATCATGATCGCGCTAAAATCGAGTATGTAAAATTCGATGTTGCTAGTGCAAAGCTTGTTGAACCGACCGCTGCTGAAATTAAGAAACTTATTGAAAGTGAACCGCAAGCCATTAGCGATCGTTACCAAATTGATGCAGCTCTTTATCGTACTGCCGAAGAGCGTCAAGCACGACAAATAGTGTTAAATGTTGCAAAAGATGCTTCTGAGGCTGATATTGCACGTTTGCGCTCTAAATTAATAACGTTAAAAGAGCAAATTTCTTCTGGTGCTGATTTTGCAGCGCTATGCCAAGAATTTTCACAAGATGATGCCACTAAGGCAAAAGGCGGTGATCTCGGTTGGCATAAACGTGGTGATTTAGCCCCCGAAATCGAAAAAGCAATATTTTCTTTAGCAGCCAATGAAATAGTCAAAGAGCCGGTGCGTTCAAGTGATAATTTGTATTTAATTCAGTTAGTGGCGATCAAACCATCGCAATTAAAGCCACAAGCCGAAGTACAAAATGAGGTGGCTGCAAGTATTTTGCGGGAACGCTCGGTAGATCAACAGCTTTCTGTTGCGGCTAAAGAATTATTAGAAAAATTAAAAAATGGCCAAAAGTTTGAAACCCTCACTATAAATTCAAGCAAAACCAAAAACGAGCCAAAAGAAAAGATGGCTAAGAAGACAAACGATAAAAAAGATAAACCTGATATAACGCTGCAGCGCCATGAAACAGAGTGGATTACCAAAACGCAAGAAGCATTACCGCAAATTGGTATAGCTCCTGAACTAAAAGATGCAGTTTTTACTTTAAGCAAAGAAGCGCCTATTGCGCCTAAGACTTATAAAGTTGGCAAAGCGTACTATGTGATGGTTTTAAAAGACCGTGAAACTCCAGATGTTACTAAATTTGAAAGTGAAAAAGACTCGTTACGCGAACAAGCACTTTGGTCTAAACGAAATCGCGTTTTTCAAGAGTGGATGCAGCATTTGCGCTCACTAGCACGAGTTGAACTTAATCCCGCCCTTTTTGCTGATAGTCGTCAAAGTGCAAACCCAGACGAAGGCTAA
- a CDS encoding ABC transporter ATP-binding protein, protein MIIAEHISKYYGAKVAVSDLTFSIKKGEVVGLLGRNGAGKTTILKILSGLLVPTAGRVRIADIDLRDNPESLRAQIGFLPDTPPLYPEMSVTDFLSFVARIKGLRGPINDNVEQALIAADLESVRNDRIDTLSQGFRRRVGIAQAVVNKPALVLLDEPTSSLDPAQVVHMRQLIRGLAHEHTIIVSSHLLSEIEKTCDRLLLLDQGKIIAEGSEQELARKISAAINVAIEVRGSKTALEQTLNNIADVKRHTILSDTNGIIQAKVELDHDIREELSSAVIKAGLGLRRIEGDHIELEDIFMSLTTTPNTDEVAK, encoded by the coding sequence ATGATTATTGCTGAACATATTTCTAAATATTACGGTGCCAAGGTGGCTGTTTCTGACCTTACTTTTTCTATAAAAAAAGGTGAGGTTGTTGGTCTACTTGGGCGTAATGGTGCCGGAAAAACGACAATCTTAAAAATTCTCAGCGGCTTATTAGTACCTACTGCTGGGCGCGTACGTATTGCTGATATCGATTTGCGCGATAATCCAGAGTCATTACGGGCACAAATTGGCTTTTTGCCGGATACGCCGCCGCTATATCCCGAAATGAGCGTTACTGATTTTTTAAGTTTCGTGGCGCGAATCAAGGGTTTGCGTGGACCGATAAACGATAATGTTGAGCAAGCCTTAATAGCTGCTGATCTTGAATCAGTACGTAATGATCGCATTGACACTTTGTCACAGGGTTTTCGTCGACGCGTTGGTATAGCTCAAGCCGTAGTTAATAAACCAGCTTTAGTATTGCTTGACGAGCCAACTTCAAGTCTTGACCCAGCGCAAGTTGTACATATGCGCCAATTAATCCGTGGTTTGGCTCATGAACATACTATTATCGTTTCAAGCCACCTGCTTTCTGAAATAGAAAAAACTTGTGATCGTTTATTACTACTCGATCAAGGAAAAATAATTGCAGAGGGTAGTGAACAAGAGTTGGCACGTAAAATTTCAGCAGCGATCAATGTTGCAATTGAAGTTCGTGGCAGTAAAACCGCGCTTGAACAAACTCTCAATAATATAGCTGATGTTAAACGACACACTATTCTTAGTGATACTAACGGAATAATCCAAGCGAAAGTTGAATTAGATCACGATATTCGTGAAGAACTATCTAGTGCCGTCATTAAAGCTGGATTGGGGCTACGTCGTATTGAAGGTGATCATATTGAACTTGAAGATATCTTTATGTCTTTAACTACGACTCCAAACACTGATGAGGTAGCAAAATGA
- a CDS encoding ABC transporter permease subunit encodes MSNVWYLLRRELGVYLRSPVGYIMIAVALGLEGLAFNAFALIGQHKSSEVLETFFFWSGGITAAVSIFVAMRLIAEERQSGTLALLATSPLRDWQIVLGKFLGGVIFLVVLNALSIYMPLLILVHGKISLGHLFAGYLGVILFASSTLALGLLCSAVSPNQLVAVILGSGVVLIFILLWALSKIADPPLEDILAYLSLHNKHFRPFMRGLISVQDLVFYLSLIYVSLTMTTRVLETRRWR; translated from the coding sequence ATGAGTAATGTTTGGTACCTGCTACGACGTGAGCTTGGTGTATATCTACGCTCACCTGTCGGTTACATTATGATAGCTGTTGCCTTGGGGCTTGAAGGTTTAGCTTTCAATGCTTTCGCCCTTATCGGGCAACACAAATCAAGTGAAGTCTTAGAAACCTTTTTCTTTTGGTCTGGTGGCATAACCGCTGCGGTTAGCATCTTTGTAGCCATGCGGTTAATTGCCGAAGAACGTCAGAGTGGTACGTTAGCGCTATTAGCAACATCCCCATTACGCGATTGGCAAATTGTCTTAGGTAAGTTTTTAGGTGGAGTAATATTTTTAGTCGTACTAAACGCCTTATCAATCTACATGCCGCTTCTTATTTTAGTGCACGGTAAAATTTCGTTAGGCCATCTCTTTGCAGGTTATTTAGGCGTAATTTTATTTGCCAGTAGTACGTTAGCTTTGGGATTGTTGTGTTCGGCAGTTTCACCTAATCAACTAGTTGCCGTAATCCTGGGCAGCGGCGTGGTGCTTATATTTATCCTTTTATGGGCCTTATCAAAAATTGCCGACCCTCCGCTTGAAGATATTCTTGCATATCTATCCTTGCATAATAAGCACTTTCGCCCCTTTATGCGTGGGCTTATTAGCGTACAAGATTTAGTTTTTTATTTATCACTTATCTATGTTTCTCTCACTATGACCACCCGTGTTCTTGAAACCCGGAGGTGGCGTTAG
- a CDS encoding Gldg family protein has protein sequence MIRKSPLLHFFLGLMAIYIAMRTLNDNARLFTLFAGGALLIFAILLAILRIIRHTNETNRESRAAASTALWAYGICIFGLIIYAIAHNFFDSAQYANIRAVYNVAWPFIILLGLIPALAIELAIASMTGAPMLELWRVKLAARSARIIVYSFIVFAALNYTASQWNRKIDLSYFHISAVSDATKNLVGNLSEPIRILLFTVPYNEAMEQAQEYLQSLANLSPQIKLEIVDQARAPDLAKEFKVRNNGNIVFAKGNLNETLAIGLEMESARHKLRKLDNEVQQRLLKLSRPPRTIYFTTGHMERDFSASTSEEKLPGLSNLKMILESLGLTCKRLGIAEGLDREIPKDAGLIIIAGPIEPFLPSERIAIKNYLNDGGRLLALLDPDHGVSEDELLATLGMQVTKALVANERATVRISGRGNSPYNFATIRASSHPSVTTLSKAAGRLAVVFLGAGAIVKTAPDDKELKQNFTIHSTTDSWLDLNNNGKFDKDREKHSISELAIAIEKEISPVKNPNGKNSDTNHSNNKIMRAIVVGDADVAANGVIGNMGNAYFMLDSIKWLVGEEELVGPTTSEDDVAIVHKRSDDTVWFYGVSFAAPAIILTLGLFTIRINKKRRQS, from the coding sequence ATGATACGAAAATCTCCACTTCTTCATTTTTTTCTTGGTCTAATGGCGATTTATATCGCCATGCGCACTCTTAACGATAACGCTCGTTTATTTACATTATTCGCCGGCGGCGCCCTTTTAATATTTGCCATACTGCTTGCGATATTACGAATAATAAGACACACAAATGAAACCAATAGAGAAAGCCGTGCCGCCGCTAGCACCGCGCTTTGGGCATATGGCATATGTATTTTTGGTCTTATAATTTACGCAATCGCACACAATTTTTTTGATAGCGCACAATATGCCAATATTCGTGCGGTGTATAATGTTGCATGGCCGTTCATTATATTATTAGGCCTTATTCCTGCCCTGGCGATTGAATTAGCTATAGCTAGTATGACCGGCGCGCCAATGCTTGAGTTATGGCGGGTAAAGCTGGCAGCACGCTCAGCTCGTATAATTGTCTATTCTTTCATTGTATTTGCCGCACTAAATTACACTGCCTCACAATGGAATCGCAAAATCGACCTTTCTTATTTTCACATTTCGGCAGTAAGCGATGCCACCAAAAACTTAGTCGGTAATTTATCAGAACCGATACGTATATTGCTATTTACGGTACCTTACAATGAAGCAATGGAACAAGCTCAAGAATATCTGCAATCATTAGCTAATTTAAGTCCGCAGATAAAACTTGAAATTGTCGATCAAGCTCGTGCTCCCGATTTGGCTAAAGAATTTAAAGTGCGCAATAACGGTAATATTGTCTTTGCTAAAGGTAACCTTAATGAAACGTTAGCTATTGGGCTCGAAATGGAATCGGCACGCCACAAATTACGCAAGTTAGATAACGAGGTGCAACAGCGTTTGCTTAAATTATCACGACCGCCACGAACAATTTATTTCACTACCGGTCATATGGAACGTGATTTTAGTGCTAGTACTAGCGAAGAAAAACTACCAGGTTTATCAAATCTTAAAATGATTTTAGAATCTTTGGGCTTAACTTGTAAACGCTTAGGTATTGCTGAAGGTTTAGATCGTGAAATCCCAAAAGATGCAGGTTTAATAATCATTGCTGGTCCCATTGAACCATTTTTACCAAGTGAACGTATTGCTATAAAAAACTATCTTAATGATGGCGGTCGCCTTTTAGCACTTTTAGATCCAGACCATGGAGTTAGTGAAGATGAATTATTAGCTACTTTGGGTATGCAAGTAACTAAAGCATTAGTTGCTAATGAACGTGCTACTGTGAGAATTTCGGGGCGTGGTAATAGTCCATATAATTTTGCAACTATTCGCGCTTCTTCGCATCCTTCGGTAACCACACTAAGTAAAGCCGCTGGCAGACTTGCGGTTGTCTTTTTGGGTGCGGGAGCTATTGTTAAAACTGCACCTGATGATAAAGAACTGAAACAAAATTTCACTATTCACAGCACAACTGACAGTTGGCTTGATCTAAATAATAATGGAAAATTTGATAAAGACCGTGAAAAGCATTCAATCAGTGAACTAGCTATTGCAATTGAAAAAGAAATATCGCCGGTAAAAAATCCAAACGGCAAAAACTCTGATACAAATCATTCAAACAACAAAATCATGCGCGCCATTGTGGTTGGCGATGCTGATGTTGCTGCTAATGGTGTCATTGGTAATATGGGCAATGCCTATTTTATGCTAGATAGTATTAAATGGTTGGTGGGTGAAGAAGAGTTAGTTGGACCAACAACCAGCGAAGATGATGTCGCAATCGTACATAAACGCAGTGATGATACGGTGTGGTTTTATGGCGTTAGTTTTGCTGCTCCTGCCATTATCCTCACTTTAGGGCTATTTACGATACGAATAAATAAAAAGCGGAGACAATCATAA
- a CDS encoding DUF4340 domain-containing protein gives MQRANLVHGGLAIFAISLALVAWQKPTANSNNSDIKIISGEPEQTQEINWVDDQASISIKRHDNSIKVAITKKPKPAATQEQKTTTEVYPANEKAQELFSALVPFSAARDLGIATDAELVKFGLVDPKTKLSLHIDNKQHDIQIGNSAFGSGSTYVKAADKHVYLVKTSLFNNFKGVGNGLIERRLIIAKPDTIEKVIIYSDSKKRELIQHFAENRKKTFFADPAEPETQLKQATNWLDRLMQTRINGFADQVPATLPALRVEWFDDKKSLGNISIWAAENNSAIAKDSDYDAPVKISKITADSLIKDISSVLNESR, from the coding sequence ATGCAACGCGCGAATTTGGTTCATGGTGGTCTGGCAATTTTTGCGATTAGTCTCGCTTTAGTAGCTTGGCAAAAACCAACTGCTAATTCAAATAATTCAGACATCAAGATAATTTCTGGTGAACCTGAACAAACGCAAGAAATAAATTGGGTTGATGATCAAGCTAGCATCAGTATTAAACGCCATGATAATAGTATTAAGGTTGCTATTACAAAAAAACCAAAACCTGCAGCTACCCAAGAGCAAAAAACTACTACTGAGGTTTATCCCGCCAATGAAAAAGCCCAAGAACTTTTTTCAGCTTTAGTACCATTCAGTGCTGCACGAGATCTTGGTATTGCCACAGATGCAGAGCTTGTAAAATTCGGATTAGTAGATCCGAAAACTAAACTCTCATTGCATATTGATAATAAACAACACGATATTCAAATCGGAAATAGTGCTTTTGGTTCTGGCAGCACTTATGTAAAAGCTGCCGATAAGCATGTATACCTAGTAAAAACCTCTCTATTTAACAATTTTAAAGGGGTGGGCAATGGACTTATCGAACGACGATTAATTATTGCAAAGCCTGATACAATTGAGAAGGTAATAATTTATAGCGATTCAAAAAAACGCGAATTAATTCAACATTTCGCGGAGAATCGTAAAAAAACTTTTTTTGCCGACCCTGCTGAACCTGAAACACAACTCAAACAAGCTACCAATTGGTTAGATCGCCTAATGCAAACACGAATAAATGGTTTCGCAGATCAAGTTCCTGCTACCTTGCCAGCTCTACGTGTTGAGTGGTTTGACGATAAAAAATCTCTCGGAAATATTAGTATTTGGGCTGCTGAAAACAATAGTGCAATCGCCAAAGATAGTGACTATGATGCACCTGTGAAAATCTCTAAAATAACCGCCGACTCCCTAATAAAAGATATCAGCTCAGTATTAAACGAATCGCGTTGA
- a CDS encoding ATP-binding protein — MPQTKPNWPSFAEELKRRYLKGEASEFVLHGNVHDLVFYEDTFYSLADFLSKIVLTPSREIIMQYNIYSGVKFVKKTFAISELEDLILEKSPTKILPAIEKILHNKKKVALIFEYAEMVLPVGDANFFSDSDRQSIVALHRWSMSPLIEQSDNMVLLVTENLSELNPKIVSNPKCATLHVPLPDSLTRAMVIEKIASKYDEAFKQRLVEVTAGLKNVQIKALLEPLPHGPDDPALQLERERFITALLGNTLSAETRAKKLAEITTGMSNEEIKNLVAPEAQSPADDEGKGDLLRLIYKRKREIIERECFGLIEFVDSQHDFSVVGGIAEIKNELQTIATNMREGRNSRCPMGLLFTGPMGTGKTFVAEAFVKETGLTAIKLKSFRSKWVGATEANLERILSVIKAMGQVIVIIDEGDRAFGNQASESDGGTSSRVIGRIKEFMSDTANRGRVLFILMTNRPDKLDVDIKRAGRLDKKIPFLYPQTTEEVEAVVKAQIKKNDFNSQVVFPQDRQAVSQKLVGYSNAEIEAVVLLAGEYAKEVVITAEHFTNAIRDYLPSRDTNMLEYMELIAVFEASNRKMLPAKYATIDVLELQKRLNELKLQVGYRR; from the coding sequence ATGCCACAGACTAAGCCAAATTGGCCAAGTTTTGCAGAAGAATTAAAAAGGCGCTATCTCAAAGGAGAAGCCAGCGAATTTGTATTGCATGGTAATGTGCATGATTTAGTTTTTTATGAAGATACTTTTTATAGTCTCGCCGATTTTCTTAGTAAAATAGTATTAACTCCATCACGCGAAATAATTATGCAATATAATATTTATTCAGGGGTTAAGTTTGTTAAAAAAACGTTTGCCATCAGTGAACTTGAAGATTTAATATTAGAAAAATCACCAACCAAAATTTTACCAGCCATTGAAAAAATACTACATAACAAAAAAAAAGTGGCGCTTATTTTCGAATATGCCGAAATGGTATTACCTGTTGGTGATGCAAACTTTTTTTCAGATAGTGATCGTCAAAGTATAGTAGCGTTACATCGTTGGTCGATGTCACCTCTCATTGAGCAATCAGACAATATGGTACTTTTAGTAACAGAAAATCTTAGCGAATTAAATCCGAAGATCGTATCAAATCCAAAATGTGCTACCTTACATGTACCACTGCCGGACTCACTTACACGTGCTATGGTAATTGAAAAAATTGCCTCTAAATATGATGAAGCTTTTAAACAAAGATTGGTAGAAGTTACCGCGGGGCTTAAGAATGTACAAATCAAGGCACTATTAGAACCTTTGCCGCATGGTCCCGATGATCCAGCCCTGCAATTAGAGCGCGAACGATTTATTACAGCATTGTTAGGCAATACATTGTCAGCTGAAACACGCGCAAAAAAACTTGCTGAGATCACAACGGGCATGAGTAATGAAGAGATTAAAAACCTTGTTGCCCCAGAAGCACAATCACCTGCTGATGATGAAGGTAAAGGTGACTTGCTACGTTTAATTTATAAACGTAAGCGCGAAATTATTGAGCGCGAGTGTTTTGGATTGATTGAATTCGTAGATAGTCAACATGATTTTAGTGTCGTTGGTGGAATTGCAGAAATAAAAAATGAACTCCAAACCATTGCGACAAACATGCGAGAAGGTCGTAATAGTCGTTGTCCCATGGGGTTATTATTTACTGGACCAATGGGTACAGGAAAAACTTTTGTAGCTGAAGCTTTTGTAAAAGAAACAGGGCTTACTGCAATCAAATTAAAAAGTTTTCGCTCAAAATGGGTTGGTGCTACTGAAGCCAATCTTGAGCGAATATTATCGGTAATAAAAGCTATGGGCCAAGTAATCGTAATAATTGATGAAGGTGATCGAGCTTTTGGCAATCAAGCAAGTGAAAGTGATGGTGGTACTAGTTCAAGAGTAATCGGACGCATTAAAGAATTTATGTCTGATACTGCAAATAGAGGTCGAGTATTGTTTATTTTAATGACCAACCGTCCGGATAAACTCGATGTTGATATTAAACGAGCTGGCAGACTTGATAAAAAAATACCTTTTCTGTATCCACAAACCACAGAAGAAGTTGAGGCTGTAGTTAAAGCCCAGATAAAGAAAAACGACTTCAATTCTCAAGTAGTTTTTCCTCAAGATCGCCAAGCAGTATCCCAAAAATTAGTTGGTTACTCAAACGCTGAGATTGAAGCGGTGGTATTATTGGCTGGGGAATATGCAAAAGAAGTGGTAATTACTGCTGAACATTTTACTAATGCTATTCGTGATTACTTGCCAAGTCGTGATACAAATATGCTCGAATATATGGAACTCATTGCAGTATTTGAAGCATCAAATCGCAAGATGTTACCAGCAAAATATGCAACGATTGATGTTTTAGAACTGCAAAAACGTCTCAACGAACTTAAACTGCAAGTGGGGTATCGGCGTTAA
- a CDS encoding response regulator — protein sequence MEKQKGRVLVIDDDILVLKLLKQRLEKAGFEVATRNEALGTLKAINDFAPSIVIVDLKMPAVNGDALSELVRKNTNIPVILHSSEPLIVLQEKARTSGAIGAITKTSDDALFLAQFDRLFTRSKTSMRKSADLNSSKHIIFNEDKKEKL from the coding sequence GTGGAAAAACAAAAAGGTAGAGTATTAGTAATTGATGATGACATCTTAGTACTAAAGTTACTCAAACAAAGGCTTGAAAAAGCTGGTTTTGAAGTAGCTACTCGCAATGAAGCACTTGGCACTTTAAAAGCTATCAATGATTTTGCACCATCTATTGTTATTGTTGATTTAAAGATGCCTGCAGTTAATGGTGACGCTTTAAGTGAATTAGTTCGCAAAAATACTAACATCCCAGTTATCTTACATTCATCAGAACCATTGATAGTATTGCAAGAAAAGGCACGTACAAGCGGCGCCATTGGAGCAATAACCAAAACCTCTGATGATGCATTGTTTCTCGCTCAATTTGATAGATTATTTACACGTTCAAAAACATCCATGAGAAAATCAGCGGATTTAAATTCATCAAAACATATAATATTTAATGAGGACAAAAAAGAAAAATTATAA